A DNA window from Pseudomonas wuhanensis contains the following coding sequences:
- a CDS encoding ketoacyl-ACP synthase III — MIGIKSIASYVPVAGVDNYAQGAKFEKDEEFILGKIGSAFLPRKDAGQETSDLCVEAVNALFANNPELKREAIDVLIVVTQNGDEEGLPHTAAIVQDKLGLPTTVAAFDISLGCSGYVYGIYAIKGFMEAAGLKNGLLVTADPYSKIVDPEDRNTTMLFGDAATATWMGEDAPWQLGKAKFGTDGSGAPHLKVSDGVFFMNGRQVFNFALLKVPAHLHELLADSGLTADDIDAFCIHQGSAAIVDAVARRFEGEPEKFIKDMVETGNTVSSSIPLLLEKHVLDSKWKRVALSGFGVGLSWGSAIIYRP; from the coding sequence ATGATTGGCATAAAGAGCATTGCGAGCTACGTTCCTGTAGCCGGCGTGGACAATTACGCACAAGGTGCAAAATTCGAAAAGGATGAAGAGTTCATCCTGGGCAAGATCGGTTCGGCTTTCCTGCCGCGTAAAGATGCAGGGCAAGAAACTTCGGACCTGTGTGTCGAAGCAGTCAACGCGCTGTTCGCCAACAATCCAGAATTGAAGCGTGAAGCCATCGACGTGCTGATCGTCGTGACCCAGAACGGTGACGAAGAAGGTCTGCCACACACCGCCGCCATCGTTCAGGACAAACTGGGCCTGCCGACGACCGTGGCTGCGTTCGATATTTCCCTGGGCTGCTCCGGTTACGTCTATGGCATCTACGCCATCAAGGGTTTCATGGAAGCCGCGGGCCTGAAGAATGGCTTGCTGGTGACCGCCGATCCGTACTCCAAGATCGTCGATCCAGAAGACCGCAACACCACCATGCTTTTCGGCGATGCCGCCACCGCCACCTGGATGGGCGAAGACGCCCCCTGGCAGTTGGGCAAGGCCAAGTTCGGCACCGACGGTTCCGGCGCGCCGCACCTGAAGGTTTCCGACGGGGTGTTCTTCATGAACGGCCGTCAGGTCTTCAACTTCGCGCTGCTCAAAGTGCCGGCGCATTTGCATGAGTTGCTCGCTGACTCGGGGCTGACGGCTGACGATATCGATGCCTTCTGCATTCACCAGGGCAGTGCAGCCATTGTCGACGCCGTGGCGCGGCGGTTCGAGGGTGAGCCTGAGAAGTTCATCAAGGACATGGTCGAAACCGGTAATACCGTATCGTCGAGCATTCCGTTGCTGCTGGAAAAACACGTGCTGGATTCGAAGTGGAAGCGCGTTGCGCTGAGTGGTTTCGGTGTTGGATTGTCATGGGGTTCGGCGATCATCTATCGCCCTTGA